The Methanobrevibacter millerae genome includes the window AATAGAAGTATGTAATAATCTTTATGACAAACAGCTGGTTTCAGGTAAATCAGGAAATGTAAGTATTAGACTTGGCGATTATATCGCTATTACTCCTACTTTAAAATCCATAAATGGACTGGATGAAGAAGATATTGTTTTAGTTGACTTCAATTTCAATACTTTAAGTAATGGAAAGCCATCTTCTGAAGTTGGTATGCATTTAGAAATTTATAAAAAAAGACCAGATGTTAATACAATCATACATACGCATGCACCTTATGCAACAGGATTTGCCTTTAGTGATAAAAAAATCAAAAGACTTGAAGGATTTGGTCAAATTAAAAAACCGTACATTGCAAGTATAGAATATGAAAAGCCTGGTACTGAAAATCTTGCATTAAGCGCATCTAATGCTATAAAAGAAGAAGACGTATTAATTTTAAAAAATCATGGTGTGATATGTGTCGGTGAAAATTTAAAAGAAACTGAATCACTTGCTGTTTTCATTGAAGAATCTGCAAAAACTCAATTTGTTTCATTAATGTTAAATTCAGTGAAAGATATTATATAATATCTTCATCTGAATTTTTGTTTTTTCTAGCTTCGTAACCTTCATTAATCATTTTTAATATTAATCCAGATAATGAAGTATCTTCACGAATAGCCATAATTTTAAGTTCTTTTTTTAAATCACTTGGTAAATTTATTGTGGTTTTGCTTACATCTGACATATTATATAGATTTATTTATTAACTTAATATATATTTTTCTATAAAAAATATTCGAATTAACACAAACTATTTAATATAAGAATTAACATATATTTTTATAATATTTTACAACTATTTTTAATTTAGTATGTGAGGAGGAGTTTTATGAGTAATCAAAATATTGACGAAGTATGTGAAATACTAGAATACATCATGAATGAAAATAGTGTTCCACGTAATATTAGAGAGGCAGCTAATGAATCTAATAAACTCTTAAAAGATGAAGAAAAAGATCAATCAGTAAGAATAAGTACTGTTTTAGGAAAATTAGATGAAATTAGTAACGATCCAAATATCCCTGTTCACGCAAGAACTTTAATATGGGAAGTATTATCTAAATTAGAAGCTATCTAATTTAAATAATTATTTTTTTATTTTGACAACGCCACTGAAACTGTAACACCATCAAAAGCTGTTTTTTTATATATTAATTTAGAATCAAAGCCTGCAGTAATTAATGCAGATGGCTCACAAACACCATAAATACCAAATTTAGACATTACAAATTCCGACTTTTGAACATCTTCTGATCTGAATAACTTTAACCTATCCAAATCAACGAAATTGATAGGTATATCTAAACTTTTTGATAATTCCAGTAATCCTGATTCATCCTTTTTTATTTCAGCAGATGATAACATGTTTATTCTTGATTTATGAATATTCAATTCATTTAAAACTTTATTAACAGCTTTATTTATTTCATTACATGTTTTACCTCGCCTGCATCCAATGCCAAATACAATTTTTCTAGGTTTTAGAATTATTTTATGATTATCACACTCAGCTTCTATTTCACCATTTTTTATTCTGCTGGAAAAATATATTGACACATCCATTTCAAGTGTATTATTATTCAGATAATCATACAGATAATCATTTTTTGCATTAGCATTTACTGTAAAAGAAACTTTTTTTCCATCTAAAATCGATTTATTAAAGTGCAATATCTCTTTTGTATTATCTATTGATAAATATAAATCTTTAGCAAGAACATCTATTCCTAACTTTTTATTCACATCAGTTGAAGTTGTTATAACTGCTGTTGCATCAATCAGATCAGCAATCTTTAAAGTTAACTTATTTGCTCCGCCGAGATGACCTGAAAGCATACTGATAACAAAATTTCCATTATCATCAACATTTAATATTGCAGGATCTGTAGTTTTTGATTTAATCAAGTGGGATATGCTTCTTATCAATATGCCAGAAGCCATAATAGCAATTATAGAGTCATATTCATAAAATAACAAATTAAAAGTATTTTTAACATCTTTATGATAAACATCACATTTAATTATCGTGGAATCACTATCCAATAATTTTTTTAGTTTAATGGATAATTCATAACCTTTTTTTGAAACTGATATAATCGCTACGTTCATATTATCACATAAATTATTGTTATTAATAATAATACAATTACTGTAAATAATGCAATGGTTAAAGACGTTAATTTAATTGCCTTTGAAATATCTAAAACATTAATTTCATATGTATCATCACCTAAAATATAGGTATCTTTTTTTACCAATTGTATATCTAGCGCTCCTGCAGTTGGAGCCATAGTGTAACCGGAATTAGGACTAGGACATTTTCTGGCATCACGTTTCATAATTATATATGCATTTTTTCCATTATATCCTAATAAATAAGC containing:
- a CDS encoding class II aldolase/adducin family protein, translated to MYDDVSKLIEVCNNLYDKQLVSGKSGNVSIRLGDYIAITPTLKSINGLDEEDIVLVDFNFNTLSNGKPSSEVGMHLEIYKKRPDVNTIIHTHAPYATGFAFSDKKIKRLEGFGQIKKPYIASIEYEKPGTENLALSASNAIKEEDVLILKNHGVICVGENLKETESLAVFIEESAKTQFVSLMLNSVKDII
- a CDS encoding UPF0147 family protein — encoded protein: MSNQNIDEVCEILEYIMNENSVPRNIREAANESNKLLKDEEKDQSVRISTVLGKLDEISNDPNIPVHARTLIWEVLSKLEAI
- a CDS encoding cobalt-precorrin 5A hydrolase is translated as MNVAIISVSKKGYELSIKLKKLLDSDSTIIKCDVYHKDVKNTFNLLFYEYDSIIAIMASGILIRSISHLIKSKTTDPAILNVDDNGNFVISMLSGHLGGANKLTLKIADLIDATAVITTSTDVNKKLGIDVLAKDLYLSIDNTKEILHFNKSILDGKKVSFTVNANAKNDYLYDYLNNNTLEMDVSIYFSSRIKNGEIEAECDNHKIILKPRKIVFGIGCRRGKTCNEINKAVNKVLNELNIHKSRINMLSSAEIKKDESGLLELSKSLDIPINFVDLDRLKLFRSEDVQKSEFVMSKFGIYGVCEPSALITAGFDSKLIYKKTAFDGVTVSVALSK